One region of Natronorubrum aibiense genomic DNA includes:
- a CDS encoding mandelate racemase/muconate lactonizing enzyme family protein, translating into MTDRADADQELELALVYRPFSLPLASPLETAAGTIDSRDGFLIRIVGTAPDVDGQAVGYGEATPLAGWTESRADCEAALERASDAIRDGPTAALEAVEKQVAARHAITLALADLRARRVATPLYRYVGQGPMVGRVPVNATIGDGTPEETARAAGEAVDRGFDCCKIKVGARDVETDIERLRRTRAAVGPDVELRVDANEAWTYDEATTSLAAFADLDVSILEQPLPAGALEGHAALREFEPGEGVAIAIDEGLLEHGVDAICEAGAADVLVLKPMALGGIDIARQIAAWVQELEITPIVTTTIDGVVARTGAVHLAASIPNVPACGLATASLLADDLGRDPVLLEKGSAVVPQAKGLGVEGVWAE; encoded by the coding sequence GTGACCGACCGCGCGGATGCCGATCAGGAACTCGAGTTGGCCCTCGTGTACCGGCCGTTTTCGCTCCCGCTTGCGTCTCCGCTCGAGACGGCCGCCGGAACGATCGACTCACGCGATGGGTTTCTGATCCGAATCGTGGGCACGGCACCTGACGTAGACGGGCAGGCCGTCGGCTACGGCGAAGCGACGCCGCTTGCGGGCTGGACGGAGTCGCGCGCCGACTGCGAGGCCGCGCTCGAGCGCGCGAGCGACGCGATCCGCGACGGGCCGACTGCGGCGCTCGAGGCCGTCGAAAAACAGGTCGCGGCCAGACACGCGATCACGCTCGCGCTCGCGGATCTACGGGCGCGTCGGGTCGCGACGCCGCTGTATCGGTACGTCGGACAGGGCCCGATGGTCGGACGGGTGCCAGTCAATGCGACGATTGGCGACGGCACTCCCGAGGAGACCGCTCGAGCAGCCGGCGAGGCTGTCGACCGCGGTTTCGATTGCTGTAAAATAAAGGTCGGCGCCCGAGATGTCGAGACGGACATCGAACGGCTCCGGCGGACTCGCGCGGCCGTCGGCCCCGACGTCGAACTGCGAGTCGACGCGAACGAGGCCTGGACCTACGACGAGGCGACGACGTCGCTTGCGGCGTTTGCCGACCTCGACGTCTCGATCCTCGAGCAACCCCTGCCGGCAGGCGCACTCGAGGGCCACGCCGCACTTCGGGAGTTCGAACCCGGCGAGGGAGTCGCGATTGCCATCGACGAAGGGCTGCTCGAGCACGGCGTCGATGCGATCTGTGAGGCGGGCGCGGCCGACGTGCTCGTCCTCAAACCCATGGCGCTCGGCGGGATCGATATCGCTCGTCAGATCGCCGCGTGGGTACAGGAACTCGAGATCACACCGATCGTGACGACGACGATCGACGGCGTCGTCGCCAGAACGGGTGCGGTGCACCTCGCCGCATCGATCCCGAACGTGCCGGCCTGTGGGCTGGCCACGGCCTCGTTGCTCGCCGACGATCTAGGCCGCGATCCCGTCCTGCTCGAAAAAGGGTCGGCGGTCGTCCCACAGGCGAAGGGCCTCGGCGTCGAGGGGGTGTGGGCCGAGTGA
- a CDS encoding class I adenylate-forming enzyme family protein: protein MGHPVDWPTRDLLSHRVAVTPQRTALLDEETGATWTYRELDRRVDRVAASLEEFETGRDQPRLGVLMDTRPTFVTVFFAAMRAGLTVVPLNVRETVAELAGKAERTAPNAVVCERDTESMALEVVDAFESDAATESPAVLTVDEPANGRTRRLRASVDAGEPDATPLVEPVSLERDDPLVIMFTSGTSGEPKAVRLTVGNLVASATASAFRLGVDPDDRWLCCLPMYHMGGLAPVLRSTLYGTPVVVQRSFDRHETARVLDEYEITGVSLVPTMCKRLLDAGWVSTESLRFVLLGGAPASSELLERCRTASVPAYPTYGMTETASQIATATPAEAASHEGTVGQPLVFTDVTVVDDAGEPVPAGETGELVVSGPTVTPGYLEDEHTDTAFGEHGLYTGDVGYQDEDGRLWVLNRRSDRIVTGGENVDPGEVIAVLRAHHHVEDAAVVGLADDEWGERVAALVVPDAELGSDGDGALEPHSLLAHCTPHLAGFKRPKTIGVADSLPRTASGTVDRDAVRDRLLEDGVDVSGAA from the coding sequence ATGGGCCACCCCGTCGACTGGCCGACCCGCGATCTGCTCTCCCATCGGGTGGCCGTGACGCCCCAGCGAACGGCGCTGCTCGACGAGGAGACGGGGGCGACGTGGACCTACCGGGAGCTGGATCGTCGGGTCGATCGGGTCGCCGCGTCGCTCGAGGAGTTCGAGACGGGCCGGGACCAGCCACGACTCGGCGTCCTCATGGACACCAGACCCACGTTCGTCACCGTCTTCTTCGCGGCGATGCGGGCGGGGTTGACGGTCGTCCCGTTAAACGTCCGCGAAACGGTCGCCGAACTCGCCGGGAAAGCCGAGCGCACGGCTCCCAACGCCGTCGTCTGCGAGCGCGACACCGAATCGATGGCGCTCGAGGTTGTCGACGCATTCGAATCCGACGCAGCGACCGAGTCACCTGCCGTCTTGACCGTCGACGAGCCAGCCAACGGACGGACGCGACGACTGCGTGCAAGTGTGGACGCTGGCGAGCCGGACGCCACGCCGTTGGTCGAACCAGTCTCGCTCGAGCGCGACGATCCGTTGGTGATCATGTTCACGTCGGGCACCTCTGGCGAGCCCAAAGCCGTCCGGCTGACCGTCGGTAATCTCGTCGCGAGCGCGACCGCGTCGGCGTTCCGGCTAGGTGTCGATCCCGACGACCGCTGGCTGTGCTGTCTCCCGATGTACCACATGGGTGGGCTGGCCCCCGTCCTGCGGTCGACGCTGTACGGCACGCCGGTCGTCGTCCAGCGCTCGTTCGACCGCCACGAGACCGCTCGCGTCCTCGACGAGTACGAAATCACGGGCGTCTCCCTAGTGCCGACGATGTGCAAACGGCTGCTCGATGCGGGCTGGGTGTCCACCGAATCGTTGCGATTCGTCCTTTTGGGCGGCGCGCCGGCCTCGAGCGAACTGCTCGAGCGCTGCCGGACGGCCAGCGTGCCGGCGTACCCGACCTACGGGATGACCGAAACGGCCTCACAGATCGCGACGGCGACACCCGCGGAGGCAGCGAGTCACGAGGGGACGGTCGGCCAGCCGCTGGTGTTCACCGACGTGACGGTCGTCGACGACGCGGGCGAGCCGGTCCCGGCCGGCGAAACGGGCGAACTGGTCGTCTCCGGGCCGACGGTGACGCCGGGCTATCTCGAAGACGAGCACACGGACACCGCATTCGGCGAGCACGGCCTCTACACGGGCGACGTCGGCTATCAGGACGAGGACGGCCGGCTGTGGGTGCTCAACCGTCGGAGCGACCGGATCGTCACGGGCGGCGAGAACGTCGATCCCGGCGAGGTGATCGCGGTGCTCCGGGCTCATCACCACGTCGAGGACGCTGCCGTCGTCGGCCTGGCAGACGACGAGTGGGGTGAGCGGGTCGCGGCGCTCGTCGTTCCGGACGCGGAACTGGGCTCAGACGGCGACGGCGCGCTCGAACCCCATTCCCTCCTCGCTCACTGCACGCCCCATCTCGCCGGGTTCAAGCGGCCGAAGACGATCGGGGTTGCCGATTCGCTTCCCCGGACGGCCTCGGGAACCGTCGACCGCGATGCGGTTCGGGACCGACTGCTCGAGGACGGAGTCGACGTGAGCGGGGCGGCGTAG
- a CDS encoding BCCT family transporter, which translates to MNSAKLFGLEAASRAERVLFVVTMGVMLALGGFGLVRPSLLSSALTGAKGWILTYFGWWFILLGFVLLVAVVAFTVSKYGRLRIGGPDAEPEFDLFSWLAMVFTVGFGASVLIWGVAEPISIVQHPPPEPAPVQGASIESMALAFMFIHEVFPGLAMWYLPVAIAFGIVVYTDGVGDYKISSLLTGVVDEDRIPGLYWLVDLAALIATIGGISTTLGFSAQTMSAILGRVFGLDATVLTYVVFALIGVVFLGDVWLGLRKGIRNAARATVVLIGIAMGVLVVVGPTLYMLELSLDATGVWLSNMFRLTLYTAPGTGSNWAANWTGFWWAWWAAWSIFVGSFVARVSKGRTIREMFAVLVVVPTVFTWIQHGLIGGWVLAPGYQGPVAEAMAAAGNPAAIARALQITPFGTALAVLFVFIIAGYIITSLDSAVFMISAITLGDENPNPRNRAWWGGLLAVFGMMSLRLEEFSAIESLSVTMALPFSLFLLLVLYGSYVVARDSVTDDERPQSDSRTPRPQPASRSAVDDD; encoded by the coding sequence ATGAACAGTGCGAAACTCTTCGGACTCGAGGCAGCCTCACGGGCGGAGCGAGTTCTCTTCGTCGTGACGATGGGCGTGATGCTCGCACTCGGCGGGTTCGGATTGGTCCGCCCGTCGCTGCTGAGTAGTGCGCTCACCGGTGCAAAAGGGTGGATACTCACCTACTTCGGCTGGTGGTTTATTCTCCTCGGGTTCGTCCTGCTCGTCGCCGTGGTCGCCTTTACCGTCTCGAAATACGGCCGACTCCGTATCGGCGGGCCCGATGCCGAACCGGAGTTCGACCTGTTCTCGTGGCTGGCGATGGTGTTTACCGTCGGGTTCGGCGCATCGGTGCTTATCTGGGGCGTCGCGGAACCGATCTCGATCGTCCAGCACCCGCCGCCGGAGCCGGCTCCCGTGCAGGGTGCGTCCATCGAATCGATGGCGCTGGCGTTCATGTTCATCCACGAGGTGTTTCCGGGGCTGGCGATGTGGTATCTCCCCGTCGCGATCGCCTTCGGGATCGTGGTTTATACGGACGGCGTCGGCGACTACAAGATCAGTTCGCTGCTCACCGGCGTCGTCGACGAGGATCGGATCCCCGGCCTCTACTGGCTGGTCGATCTGGCGGCACTCATCGCGACGATCGGTGGTATTTCGACGACGCTCGGCTTCAGTGCACAGACGATGTCGGCGATCCTCGGCCGGGTGTTCGGGCTCGATGCGACGGTCTTGACCTACGTCGTGTTCGCACTCATCGGTGTCGTCTTCCTCGGCGACGTCTGGCTCGGGCTGCGGAAGGGCATCCGAAACGCGGCCCGCGCGACGGTGGTCCTCATCGGCATCGCAATGGGCGTGCTCGTGGTCGTCGGCCCGACCCTCTATATGCTCGAGTTGAGTCTGGACGCGACGGGCGTCTGGCTCAGCAATATGTTCCGCCTGACGCTGTATACGGCCCCGGGAACCGGCAGTAACTGGGCAGCCAACTGGACCGGCTTCTGGTGGGCCTGGTGGGCCGCCTGGAGCATCTTCGTCGGGAGCTTCGTCGCCCGCGTCTCGAAAGGGCGGACCATCCGGGAGATGTTCGCCGTGCTCGTCGTGGTCCCGACGGTCTTCACCTGGATCCAACACGGCCTCATCGGCGGCTGGGTGCTCGCACCGGGCTATCAGGGACCGGTCGCCGAGGCGATGGCCGCAGCGGGCAACCCCGCGGCGATCGCGAGGGCGCTCCAGATTACGCCGTTCGGGACGGCGCTTGCAGTGCTGTTCGTCTTCATCATCGCCGGTTACATCATCACGTCGCTCGACTCGGCGGTCTTTATGATCTCCGCGATCACGCTGGGCGACGAGAATCCGAACCCGCGAAATCGCGCGTGGTGGGGCGGGCTGCTGGCGGTGTTCGGAATGATGTCGCTCCGACTCGAGGAGTTCAGCGCCATCGAGTCGCTCTCGGTAACGATGGCGCTCCCGTTCTCGCTGTTCCTGTTGCTCGTCCTGTACGGCAGTTACGTCGTCGCTCGAGACTCCGTCACCGACGACGAGCGACCTCAGTCGGACTCACGGACGCCCCGTCCGCAGCCAGCGTCCCGGAGCGCAGTCGACGACGACTAA